The following proteins come from a genomic window of Lolium rigidum isolate FL_2022 chromosome 5, APGP_CSIRO_Lrig_0.1, whole genome shotgun sequence:
- the LOC124657873 gene encoding probable kinase CHARK, translating to MAASNTRIRFFLVLSYLASHAAALSFNHSGSDHRRPAFSPHDKSIGINTTEFCSPVAFSALQEQQSTSGGSVGNNVKFPNSTCYRITSLSTASRRRIDRRHSRKQHKTRKLLSGTDVRRATRKRHGAFPGKVTPAWLEQPAVPGSVLIGFICAAAALILCCSRSNRSRQSPPSTELELEDDGGQIIRPQLRRGLSPREFEYSELAAATDNFPEESKIGRGGFGPVYRGYLTEEDRHVAIKVLSQELSVQGLKEFLAEVTIMSQLRHRNIVRLVGWCGRRRELALVYELVPGGSLDTHLYNPDTHLTWPERYKIALCLGSALRYLHTECDQCVVHGDIKPANVMLDASGNAKLGDFGLARLVDHGAEPQTTQVIAGTVGYIDPEFVSSRRPSAESDVYSFGIVLLEIACGRRPTTSRRSDQASSAALLASVRDMYHRKVILDAADRRLDGEFDGMQMERLLVTGLWCAHQDPLQRPSVAHAVDVLRSEGAELPVLGTMGGSGEIRALEEQVYGDLSAESSAYFDDSDETAYLTTEDPAYPI from the exons ATGGCTGCTTCCAACACAAGAATCCGTTTCTTCCTCGTGCTGTCCTACCTTGCATCACACGCCGCCGCACTCTCCTTCAACCATAGCGGCTCCGATCACCGCCGCCCCGCTTTCTCTCCCCATGATAAGTCCATTGGGATTAACACCACCGAATTCTGCTCTCCCGTCGCCTTTTCTGCGTTACAAGAACAACAAAGTACCTCTGGCGGCTCTGTGGGAAATAATGTCAAATTTCCCAACTCTACATGTTACAGAATTACCTCTCTGTCCACCGCCAGTCGTAGAAGAATAGATCGTCGACATTCCAGGAAACAGCATAAGACTCGAAAGTTGCTGTCCGGTACAGATGTCCGAAGAGCGACGAGGAAACGTCATGGTGCATTCCCCGGGAAGGTCACGCCGGCGTGGCTGGAACAACCAGCTGTCCCAGGTTCGGTTTTGATCGGGTTTATATGTGCCGCGGCAGCCCTTATTCTCTGCTGCAGCCGTAGCAACAGGTCGCGGCAGAGCCCTCCGTCTACCGAGCTGGAACTGGAAGACGACGGCGGGCAAATCATAAGACCTCAACTCCGGCGAGGATTGAGCCCCCGGGAGTTCGAGTACAGTGAA CTCGCGGCCGCGACGGACAATTTCCCGGAGGAGAGTAAGATCGGGAGAGGGGGGTTCGGTCCTGTGTACCGAGGCTACTTGACTGAGGAAGACCGTCATGTGGCCATCAAGGTCCTCTCACAGGAGCTGTCCGTCCAGGGTCTCAAGGAATTTCTAGCCGAGGTCACCATCATGAGCCAGCTCAGGCACCGCAACATCGTCCGTCTCGTCGGCTGGTGCGGTCGCCGGAGAGAGCTAGCGCTCGTCTACGAGCTCGTGCCAGGAGGCAGCCTCGACACTCATCTCTACAATCCTGACACACACTTGACTTGGCCAGAGAG GTACAAGATCGCGCTGTGCTTGGGCTCAGCCTTGCGGTACCTCCACACGGAATGCGACCAGTGCGTCGTGCACGGCGACATCAAGCCTGCAAACGTGATGCTCGACGCGTCCGGCAACGCCAAGCTCGGCGACTTCGGGCTAGCGAGGCTCGTCGATCACGGAGCCGAGCCCCAGACAACGCAGGTCATCGCGGGCACCGTCGGGTACATCGACCCGGAGTTCGTCAGCAGCCGCAGGCCAAGTGCGGAGTCCGACGTGTACAGCTTCGGGATCGTGCTCCTCGAGATCGCGTGCGGCAGACGGCCTACAACGTCGAGGCGATCGGACCAGGCATCCTCGGCGGCGCTGCTGGCTTCGGTCCGCGACATGTACCACCGGAAGGTCATCCTTGATGCGGCGGACCGGAGGCTAGATGGCGAGTTCGACGGGATGCAGATGGAGCGCCTGCTCGTGACGGGGCTTTGGTGCGCGCACCAGGACCCGTTGCAGCGGCCTTCCGTTGCGCATGCTGTGGACGTGCTACGATCTGAAGGCGCAGAGCTGCCGGTGCTTGGAACGATGGGTGGTTCTGGGGAGATTCGCGCGTTGGAGGAACAGGTCTATGGTGATCTGTCTGCCGAGAGCTCCGCTTATTTTGATGATTCCGATGAAACTGCGTACCTTACTACCGAGGACCCAGCTTATCCAATTTAA